A window of Xylophilus sp. GW821-FHT01B05 contains these coding sequences:
- a CDS encoding Rne/Rng family ribonuclease, with protein MKRMLINATQAEERRLAIVDGQKLLDYEIEIEGREQRKGNIYKAVVTRVEPSLEACFVDYGEDRHGFLPFKEISRQYFAAGVSVSQARINDVIKEGQELLVQVEKEERGNKGAALTTFVSLAGRYVVLMPNNPRGGGVSRRIEGEDRAELKEAMDQLEYPNGMSIIARTAGIGRTAPELQWDLNYLLKLWTAIDGAAKGGKGAFLIYQESSLVIRAIRDYFNHDIGDILIDTDDIYEQAHQFMAHVMPEHAARVKRYRDDAPLFSRFQIEHQIESAYARTVTLPSGGAVVIDHTEALVSVDVNSARAIKGGDIEETATRTNLEAADEVARQMRLRDLGGLIVIDFIDMEESKNRREVENRLRDALRQDRARVQFGSISKFGLMEMSRQRLKPALSEGAHINCPRCGGSGHIRDTESSALQILRIIQEESMKDNTAAVHVQVPVEVASFLLNEKRTEIAKIELKQRVNVLMVPNKSLETPHYKLERLKHDDPRLDGIEASYKLAEVVEDPTTVTRRSQEPTNKQTPVIKGVLPDAPAPQAAPRPAAAPAAAAAPARATLPPPAQPAPVAESGFLAWLRNFFGFGPVPAPVAAPVAAPAPAAGEQRPGRGGERRDRGERGDRGERGEGRREGGRDGGRGGRRGERTERPAGATAAAGERPERQERGGDRPEQARNGNGERGERADRGEREGRGGERRERRERGDARPAGREGREPREPRTSDRPLGTDTVTEAQALAGVALEVPTSGDEQRSERPPRRERGERGERGEGGRRGRGERAPRAAEGATEAGEGVGSDAVADARGNAQQQPQVAGEEANGNDTGAPQTNGEAGGEERRERRERRSRDRYGRDRREGGERNGNGNSAERAPQESVEREAPAQGGIFDAFRSPAPVNAEVSDDEAAPRAYAEARRDDAPQARADRAEERAPRAPRAPRNRQQDEEAQAPAIVAEAAPVESAAAPVQPQPVAVAVAAPVAAPVAAPVVETIAAAPAPAPAPAPVAAPVAAPVAAPVAVAAPAPAAFVLPVTELIGVAEGSGLQWVHSDSSKVAAAQAALTAEPAPVRVPRERPPVAAPDNGPLVLVETRRDLNDVKLPFEQPNA; from the coding sequence ATGAAACGGATGCTGATCAACGCCACGCAGGCCGAAGAACGCCGCCTGGCCATCGTCGACGGGCAAAAACTGCTCGACTACGAAATCGAAATCGAAGGGCGCGAACAGCGCAAGGGCAACATCTACAAGGCCGTCGTCACGCGCGTCGAGCCCTCGCTGGAGGCCTGCTTCGTCGACTACGGCGAAGACCGCCACGGCTTCCTGCCCTTCAAGGAAATCTCCCGCCAATACTTTGCCGCCGGCGTCTCGGTGAGCCAAGCGCGCATCAACGACGTGATCAAGGAAGGCCAGGAGCTGCTGGTCCAGGTCGAGAAGGAAGAGCGCGGCAACAAGGGCGCGGCCCTGACCACCTTTGTGAGCCTGGCCGGCCGCTACGTGGTGCTGATGCCCAACAACCCGCGCGGCGGCGGCGTCAGCCGGCGCATCGAGGGCGAGGACCGCGCCGAGCTCAAAGAAGCGATGGACCAGCTCGAATACCCGAACGGTATGAGCATCATCGCGCGCACCGCTGGCATCGGCCGCACCGCGCCCGAACTGCAGTGGGACCTGAACTACCTGCTCAAGCTCTGGACCGCCATCGACGGCGCGGCCAAGGGCGGCAAGGGCGCTTTCCTGATCTATCAGGAATCCAGCCTGGTCATTCGCGCGATTCGTGACTACTTCAACCACGACATCGGCGACATCCTGATCGACACCGACGACATCTACGAGCAGGCGCACCAGTTCATGGCGCACGTCATGCCCGAGCATGCCGCCCGCGTGAAGCGCTACCGCGACGATGCGCCGCTGTTCAGCCGCTTCCAGATCGAACACCAGATCGAATCCGCCTACGCCCGCACCGTGACGCTGCCGTCCGGTGGTGCCGTGGTGATCGACCACACCGAGGCGCTGGTCAGCGTGGACGTCAACTCGGCGCGCGCCATCAAGGGCGGCGACATCGAGGAAACCGCTACCCGCACCAACCTGGAAGCCGCCGACGAAGTGGCGCGCCAGATGCGCCTGCGTGACCTGGGCGGCCTGATCGTGATCGACTTCATCGACATGGAAGAGTCGAAGAACCGCCGCGAAGTGGAAAACCGCCTGCGCGACGCGCTGCGGCAAGACCGCGCCCGCGTGCAGTTTGGCTCGATCAGCAAGTTCGGCCTGATGGAAATGAGCCGCCAGCGCCTGAAGCCGGCGCTGTCTGAAGGCGCGCACATCAACTGCCCGCGCTGCGGTGGCTCTGGCCACATCCGCGACACGGAAAGCTCGGCGCTGCAGATCCTGCGGATCATCCAGGAAGAGTCCATGAAGGACAACACCGCCGCCGTGCACGTGCAAGTGCCGGTGGAAGTGGCCTCTTTCCTGCTGAACGAAAAGCGCACCGAAATCGCCAAGATCGAGCTCAAGCAGCGCGTCAACGTGCTGATGGTGCCCAACAAGTCGCTGGAAACCCCGCACTACAAGCTCGAACGCCTGAAGCACGACGACCCGCGCCTGGACGGCATCGAGGCCAGCTACAAGCTCGCCGAAGTGGTGGAAGACCCGACCACGGTCACCCGCCGCTCGCAAGAGCCGACCAACAAGCAGACGCCGGTGATCAAGGGCGTGCTGCCCGACGCACCCGCACCGCAGGCCGCGCCGCGCCCTGCTGCGGCACCGGCCGCTGCCGCAGCGCCGGCCCGTGCAACGCTGCCGCCGCCCGCACAGCCGGCGCCTGTGGCCGAATCGGGCTTCCTGGCCTGGCTGCGCAACTTCTTCGGCTTTGGCCCGGTGCCCGCACCGGTGGCTGCGCCGGTTGCGGCGCCCGCACCGGCGGCTGGCGAACAACGCCCTGGCCGTGGCGGTGAACGCCGTGACCGTGGCGAGCGCGGTGACCGCGGTGAACGTGGCGAGGGTCGCCGCGAAGGTGGCCGTGATGGTGGCCGTGGCGGACGCCGCGGTGAACGTACCGAGCGCCCGGCCGGCGCAACGGCCGCAGCCGGCGAGCGCCCGGAACGCCAGGAACGTGGCGGCGACCGCCCCGAGCAAGCACGCAACGGTAACGGTGAACGCGGCGAGCGTGCAGACCGTGGTGAACGCGAAGGCCGCGGCGGCGAACGCCGTGAGCGCCGCGAGCGTGGCGATGCCCGTCCGGCCGGCCGTGAAGGCCGCGAGCCGCGCGAACCGCGCACCAGCGACCGCCCCCTGGGCACCGACACGGTGACCGAGGCGCAGGCCCTGGCCGGCGTGGCGTTGGAAGTGCCGACCTCCGGCGACGAACAGCGCAGCGAGCGCCCACCGCGCCGTGAACGTGGCGAGCGCGGTGAGCGTGGCGAAGGTGGCCGTCGCGGCCGTGGTGAGCGCGCTCCGCGTGCTGCCGAAGGTGCGACGGAAGCCGGCGAAGGCGTGGGCAGCGATGCCGTGGCCGACGCACGCGGCAACGCCCAGCAGCAACCGCAGGTGGCTGGCGAGGAAGCAAACGGCAACGACACTGGCGCGCCCCAAACCAACGGCGAAGCCGGTGGTGAAGAGCGCCGCGAACGTCGTGAGCGCCGCTCGCGTGACCGCTACGGCCGCGACCGCCGCGAAGGTGGCGAGCGCAACGGCAATGGCAACAGCGCCGAGCGCGCACCGCAAGAGTCCGTCGAGCGCGAAGCGCCGGCCCAGGGCGGCATCTTTGATGCCTTCCGCAGCCCGGCCCCGGTGAACGCCGAGGTCAGCGACGACGAAGCCGCACCACGCGCCTACGCTGAAGCCCGCCGCGACGACGCGCCACAGGCGCGTGCAGACCGTGCCGAGGAACGCGCCCCGCGCGCTCCCCGCGCACCGCGCAACCGCCAGCAGGACGAAGAAGCCCAGGCCCCGGCCATCGTGGCAGAAGCCGCCCCGGTCGAAAGCGCCGCGGCACCGGTCCAGCCCCAGCCGGTTGCAGTCGCGGTCGCCGCGCCTGTAGCAGCCCCGGTGGCAGCACCGGTGGTGGAAACCATCGCAGCAGCGCCAGCGCCGGCCCCCGCACCAGCACCGGTCGCAGCCCCCGTGGCAGCGCCTGTAGCCGCACCTGTGGCAGTGGCCGCCCCGGCCCCAGCAGCCTTTGTGCTGCCGGTGACGGAGCTGATTGGCGTGGCCGAAGGCAGTGGTCTGCAATGGGTGCATTCCGACAGCAGCAAGGTCGCAGCAGCCCAGGCCGCGCTGACGGCCGAGCCGGCACCGGTCCGCGTGCCGC
- a CDS encoding RluA family pseudouridine synthase, whose amino-acid sequence MKHIIGAKVPSAAPAVRQVTVDAESEGQRLDNFLIRELKGVPKTHVYRIIRSGEVRVNKGRASADTRVAAGDVVRLPPVRVSEAAEAKAARPAPAREFPVLFEDEHLLAIDKPAGVAVHGGSGVSFGVIEQLRQARPQAKFLELVHRLDRETSGILLVAKKRSALVRLQDQFRERETGKTYLALAIGAWPANRKVIDQPLHKYLQADGERRVRVTTADDPDGMRSVTLVKVRHGIPARSEAGLPAFSLLEVTIKTGRTHQIRVHLASGGHAIAGDDKYGDFPLNKRLAGLGLSRMFLHAWRLQFTHPASEERITLTAELPPELVPWA is encoded by the coding sequence GTGAAACACATTATAGGGGCCAAAGTCCCGTCCGCAGCGCCCGCCGTGCGGCAGGTGACGGTGGATGCAGAGTCCGAAGGCCAGCGGCTAGACAACTTCCTGATCCGCGAATTGAAGGGCGTGCCCAAGACCCACGTCTACCGCATCATCCGCTCGGGCGAGGTGCGCGTGAACAAGGGCCGCGCCTCCGCCGATACCCGCGTGGCGGCCGGCGACGTGGTGCGCCTGCCGCCAGTGCGCGTGTCGGAGGCGGCCGAGGCGAAAGCGGCGCGCCCGGCGCCGGCGCGCGAATTCCCGGTGCTGTTCGAAGATGAGCACTTGCTTGCCATCGACAAACCCGCTGGCGTCGCCGTGCACGGCGGCAGCGGCGTGAGCTTTGGCGTCATCGAACAACTGCGCCAGGCCCGGCCGCAGGCGAAGTTCCTTGAACTGGTACACCGGCTCGACCGCGAAACCTCCGGCATCCTGCTGGTGGCCAAGAAGCGCTCGGCGCTGGTCCGCTTGCAGGACCAGTTCCGCGAGCGCGAAACCGGCAAGACCTATCTGGCGCTGGCCATAGGCGCCTGGCCGGCCAATCGCAAGGTGATCGACCAGCCGTTGCACAAATACCTGCAGGCCGATGGCGAGCGCCGCGTGCGTGTCACCACGGCCGACGACCCGGACGGCATGCGCTCGGTCACCCTGGTCAAGGTGCGCCACGGCATCCCGGCCCGGTCGGAGGCGGGGCTACCGGCTTTCTCATTGCTGGAAGTGACGATCAAGACTGGCCGCACCCACCAGATCCGCGTGCACCTGGCATCCGGCGGCCACGCCATTGCGGGCGACGACAAGTACGGTGACTTTCCCCTCAACAAGCGGCTGGCCGGCCTGGGCCTGTCGCGCATGTTCCTGCACGCCTGGCGGCTGCAGTTCACCCATCCGGCGAGCGAGGAGCGGATCACGCTCACCGCGGAGTTACCGCCAGAGCTGGTCCCTTGGGCCTAA
- a CDS encoding HAD-IA family hydrolase, translated as MSDLASRPPRFDLIAFDWDGTLYDSTGIIVRCIQAAVHDVGGTVPTDRAAAYVIGMSLNQALAHAAPDVPPERYPQLGERYRHHYRLHHDDLSLFDGVLPMLDALKARGHLLTVATGKSRRGLNEVLATEQLRGTFDASRTADETAGKPDPLMLHELMQEFDLPPERVLMIGDTTHDLLMARNAGCASVGVSYGAHTPEAFGELGPLAVVNSIAELDGWLRDNA; from the coding sequence ATGTCCGACCTTGCCTCCCGTCCCCCCCGCTTCGACCTGATCGCCTTCGACTGGGACGGAACCCTCTACGACTCGACCGGCATCATCGTGCGCTGCATCCAGGCCGCAGTGCATGACGTGGGCGGCACCGTGCCGACCGACCGTGCCGCCGCCTATGTGATCGGCATGAGCCTGAACCAGGCGTTGGCCCATGCCGCGCCGGACGTGCCGCCTGAGCGCTATCCGCAACTGGGCGAACGCTACCGCCACCACTACCGGCTGCACCATGACGACCTGAGCCTGTTCGATGGCGTGCTGCCCATGCTCGATGCGCTCAAGGCGCGCGGCCACCTGCTGACGGTGGCCACCGGCAAGAGCCGGCGCGGCCTGAACGAGGTGCTGGCGACCGAGCAACTGCGCGGTACGTTTGATGCCTCGCGCACCGCCGACGAGACCGCCGGCAAGCCCGATCCGCTGATGCTGCATGAGCTGATGCAGGAGTTCGACCTGCCGCCCGAGCGCGTGCTGATGATTGGCGACACCACGCACGACTTGCTGATGGCCCGCAACGCCGGCTGCGCCAGTGTCGGCGTGAGCTACGGCGCGCACACACCTGAGGCGTTCGGCGAACTGGGCCCACTAGCGGTAGTGAATTCCATCGCCGAGCTGGACGGCTGGCTGCGCGACAACGCATGA
- a CDS encoding Rieske 2Fe-2S domain-containing protein → MQDRTIALCHSRELQDGGPAVPFDLVYAGQTCRAFAIRFRGVPHAYLNRCTHVGMEMDWQPNHFFDDSGQWLLCHAHGAAYLPGSGACAGGPCRGGLVKIQLSEAGGVVHWHTAYNLQPLEF, encoded by the coding sequence ATGCAGGACCGCACCATCGCCCTGTGCCACAGCCGTGAACTGCAGGACGGCGGCCCTGCTGTTCCCTTCGACCTGGTCTACGCCGGCCAGACCTGCCGTGCGTTTGCTATCCGGTTCCGGGGCGTGCCGCATGCCTACCTCAACCGCTGCACCCACGTCGGCATGGAGATGGACTGGCAGCCAAACCACTTCTTCGACGACAGCGGGCAGTGGCTGCTGTGCCATGCCCACGGCGCCGCCTACCTGCCGGGCAGCGGTGCCTGCGCCGGCGGCCCCTGTCGCGGCGGACTGGTGAAAATACAACTGTCGGAGGCTGGCGGCGTGGTCCACTGGCATACTGCCTACAACCTCCAACCCCTCGAGTTCTAG
- a CDS encoding S49 family peptidase produces MTDPIFRDPLDHEEKSPQAGAQPGLYASKNVAKEEGGQWERATLEKLAFAALKEQRSARRWKIFVRLAWLLFFVTVAWLLFHRAAPATAKTTAHTAVIDIKGEIAQGNQASAEFVVAAMRTAFEDDGAQAVVLLINSPGGSPVQAGIINDEILRLKAKYKKPIYAVVEETCASAAYYIAAATDKIYVDKASIVGSIGVLMDGFGFTGLMDKLGVERRLITAGENKGFMDPFSPQSGKQRELAQAMLDQIHQQFIGVVKAGRGDRLKETPETFSGLFWTGQQAVEMGLADQLGNVDYVAREVVKAEEIVDYTRRDNVAERLAKKFGAAMGEGAVQSMLRLTPSLR; encoded by the coding sequence ATGACTGATCCGATCTTTCGCGATCCCTTGGATCATGAAGAAAAAAGCCCGCAAGCCGGCGCACAGCCTGGGCTTTATGCTTCTAAAAATGTAGCAAAGGAGGAGGGGGGGCAATGGGAGCGGGCGACGCTGGAGAAGCTCGCCTTTGCCGCGCTCAAGGAGCAGCGCTCGGCACGCCGCTGGAAGATATTCGTGCGCCTGGCCTGGCTGCTGTTCTTCGTCACCGTTGCCTGGCTGCTGTTTCACCGCGCGGCTCCTGCCACCGCCAAGACGACCGCGCACACCGCGGTGATCGATATCAAGGGCGAGATCGCCCAGGGCAACCAGGCCAGCGCGGAATTCGTCGTGGCCGCCATGCGCACCGCCTTCGAAGACGACGGCGCGCAGGCCGTGGTGCTGCTCATCAATTCGCCAGGTGGCAGCCCGGTGCAGGCCGGCATCATCAATGACGAGATCCTGCGGCTCAAGGCCAAGTACAAGAAGCCGATCTACGCCGTGGTGGAAGAAACCTGCGCCTCGGCGGCCTATTACATTGCCGCCGCCACCGACAAGATCTATGTCGACAAGGCCAGCATCGTCGGCAGCATTGGCGTGCTGATGGACGGCTTTGGCTTCACCGGCCTGATGGACAAGCTGGGCGTGGAGCGCCGCCTGATCACCGCCGGTGAGAACAAGGGCTTCATGGACCCGTTCAGCCCGCAGAGCGGCAAGCAGCGCGAACTCGCCCAGGCCATGCTCGATCAGATCCACCAGCAGTTCATCGGCGTGGTCAAGGCCGGCCGTGGCGACCGGCTCAAGGAAACGCCGGAGACCTTCAGCGGCCTGTTCTGGACCGGCCAGCAGGCAGTAGAGATGGGCCTGGCCGACCAGTTGGGCAATGTCGACTACGTGGCGCGCGAAGTGGTCAAGGCCGAGGAAATCGTCGACTACACCCGCCGTGACAACGTCGCCGAGCGGCTGGCCAAGAAGTTTGGCGCCGCCATGGGCGAGGGCGCCGTGCAGTCCATGCTGCGCCTGACGCCGTCCCTGCGCTGA
- a CDS encoding MarR family transcriptional regulator encodes MAFEDDLDRYFRLRPTAPAGPIRATRLLMRTAVLLEARMDRALAQHGLLMREYLALAFISLHKGERLRPSELSTSLDASRTQVTRLLDALESQGLVERQAAVEDRRALQLALTPAGSRKLSAAAPDVHEAYRQSWATVGDDFDATLRGLRAVNTQLEADGEGAAP; translated from the coding sequence ATGGCCTTCGAAGACGATCTGGACCGCTACTTCCGCCTGCGCCCCACGGCGCCGGCCGGGCCGATCCGTGCCACGCGGCTGCTGATGCGCACCGCCGTCTTGCTGGAGGCGCGCATGGACCGTGCGCTGGCGCAGCACGGCCTGCTGATGCGCGAGTACCTGGCACTGGCCTTTATCTCGCTGCACAAGGGCGAGCGGCTGCGGCCGTCTGAGCTCAGCACCTCGCTCGACGCCAGCCGCACCCAGGTCACGCGCCTGCTCGACGCGCTGGAGTCGCAAGGCCTGGTCGAGCGCCAGGCCGCCGTCGAGGACCGGCGCGCGCTGCAACTGGCGCTGACGCCGGCCGGCAGCCGCAAGCTCAGTGCCGCCGCGCCCGACGTGCACGAGGCCTACCGCCAGAGCTGGGCCACGGTGGGCGATGACTTCGACGCCACCTTGCGCGGCCTGCGCGCCGTCAACACGCAATTGGAGGCAGACGGCGAAGGAGCCGCGCCGTGA